In the genome of Nitrosopumilus sp., one region contains:
- the nrdD gene encoding anaerobic ribonucleoside-triphosphate reductase, with product MKQKEEDLELDLDVDADLDDDNDLDMDLDDDVDDSDPKRGGILQSTSKRVRMIFSVMASPNRIDILRILNSKGPLTYSELKSLAGFKSKKESGKFAYHLRKLLRQSLVALNKSERRYTITNLGKLVLSLARQIEERSIIESGKMYVRTSSESIEEFNSHKIIQSLVREGSLPLELAQKITEEVENRIYKYQTTYLTGALIREMVNSVLLEHGHEEYRNKLARLGLPVYDVQEMISNLDNVDNGAEGLLFNTGQKVFAEHLLTNVLPKDVADSHLSGDLHISNPGIWSMIPDTIFVNIKELIEDGIDLGGKYLDVSRIPASKQLDEITSALSVAIALLSKEASQEIVLDGLVALFAKHSKSLPELEQKLTDAFATASTTSKYNKTSTNVSIRLQLGTDTKIINSIISAYKNYTKITPIPKIGLIIDADKGKITDVSQEVSEIISIGGKVMFAKGQTSSYGITNGSTKSSGPLSIILQSVSINLPRLAFESNKDETYFRARLALLMKPALASMALRKKEISDLTRRGLNPILAKNTQYMQRSSVSLVVNLVGIKEAVFNILGFQDNKEGRDILHKVIETAVDVGAKKGKELGDTVAISMTETEGSTRFASLDGEKYGKNSSLNSMDADSYSQGVLVNASEVSDYTVKSEPISECNKLSKLLNGGLLVTLDIDKDAKVEDIKKSIEKTSELTPSFKPVRHTAICGECGFKDEQFDDKCPKCKSPYVV from the coding sequence GTGAAACAGAAGGAAGAAGATTTAGAATTAGACTTAGATGTTGATGCTGATTTAGATGATGACAATGATCTAGATATGGATCTAGATGATGATGTAGACGATTCAGATCCAAAGAGAGGCGGAATATTACAATCTACCTCAAAACGTGTTAGGATGATCTTTTCTGTTATGGCCAGTCCTAATAGAATAGATATACTCAGAATCCTAAATTCTAAGGGCCCATTAACTTATTCAGAATTAAAGTCCCTAGCTGGATTCAAATCCAAAAAAGAAAGTGGAAAATTTGCATACCACTTGAGAAAATTACTTAGACAATCACTTGTTGCACTAAATAAATCAGAAAGACGTTATACAATTACAAATCTAGGAAAACTTGTTCTAAGTTTGGCAAGACAAATTGAAGAACGATCAATTATTGAAAGTGGAAAAATGTATGTTAGAACATCATCTGAATCCATTGAAGAATTTAACTCACACAAAATTATTCAATCATTAGTTAGAGAAGGAAGTCTTCCATTAGAATTAGCACAAAAAATTACCGAAGAAGTTGAAAATAGAATTTACAAATATCAAACAACATATCTTACAGGTGCATTAATTCGTGAAATGGTTAATTCTGTACTTCTTGAGCACGGTCATGAGGAGTACAGGAACAAATTGGCACGCCTAGGCCTGCCTGTTTATGATGTACAAGAAATGATTTCCAATTTGGATAATGTGGATAATGGTGCAGAAGGCCTTTTGTTCAATACTGGACAAAAAGTATTTGCCGAGCATCTTCTCACAAACGTTTTACCAAAAGATGTAGCAGATTCTCATCTTTCTGGAGACTTGCATATTTCTAATCCTGGAATTTGGTCAATGATTCCTGATACAATATTTGTGAACATTAAGGAATTAATCGAGGATGGAATTGATCTTGGTGGAAAATATCTTGATGTATCAAGAATTCCTGCATCAAAACAACTTGATGAAATTACAAGTGCACTATCTGTGGCAATTGCATTACTATCAAAGGAAGCTTCACAAGAAATTGTACTTGACGGACTAGTTGCATTATTTGCTAAACATTCAAAATCATTACCTGAGTTAGAACAAAAATTAACTGATGCATTTGCAACTGCATCAACTACTTCAAAATACAATAAGACTAGCACTAATGTTTCTATTCGCTTACAATTAGGAACTGACACAAAAATTATTAATTCAATAATTAGTGCATACAAAAATTATACAAAGATCACACCAATTCCAAAAATTGGATTAATTATTGATGCTGATAAAGGAAAGATAACTGATGTATCTCAAGAAGTCTCAGAAATAATTTCTATTGGTGGCAAAGTAATGTTTGCTAAAGGTCAAACATCAAGTTATGGAATCACTAACGGTTCTACCAAATCATCTGGTCCACTTTCAATCATTTTACAATCTGTTTCAATCAATCTTCCAAGATTAGCATTTGAATCAAATAAAGATGAAACTTACTTTAGAGCAAGACTTGCTTTATTGATGAAACCTGCATTAGCTTCAATGGCACTAAGAAAAAAAGAAATTTCTGATCTTACAAGAAGAGGTCTCAATCCAATCCTTGCAAAGAATACACAATACATGCAAAGAAGTTCTGTTTCTCTTGTTGTAAACTTGGTTGGAATCAAAGAAGCTGTTTTCAATATTTTAGGATTCCAAGATAATAAAGAAGGTCGAGATATACTCCACAAAGTCATTGAAACAGCAGTTGATGTCGGTGCCAAAAAGGGCAAAGAATTGGGTGATACAGTGGCTATTTCCATGACTGAAACTGAAGGCTCTACTCGTTTTGCTAGCCTTGATGGAGAAAAATATGGTAAAAACTCCTCTCTGAACTCTATGGATGCTGATTCATATTCTCAAGGCGTGTTGGTTAATGCTTCAGAAGTTTCTGACTATACGGTAAAAAGTGAGCCTATTTCAGAATGTAACAAACTCTCAAAATTACTCAATGGAGGCTTACTTGTAACATTAGATATTGACAAGGATGCAAAAGTTGAGGATATTAAAAAATCAATTGAGAAGACGTCTGAACTTACGCCTTCCTTCAAACCCGTTAGACACACAGCAATTTGTGGTGAATGTGGTTTCAAAGATGAACAGTTTGATGACAAGTGTCCAAAGTGTAAGTCTCCTTACGTTGTCTGA
- a CDS encoding thiolase domain-containing protein — protein sequence MTFVEKVCVLGAGSTKYGKLSESIADITTQASVSAIESAGIDPKEIKASYISNVFGVADKQVHIGPVLMSRLGIPDKPSLTIESACGSGSVSFREAYANVAAGFYDCLVVTGVEKVTHTGTEWTTTYFAYCSDFFYEGQAGASFPGLFASMARAYLTEFDATEEDFAAVAVKNHDNGFLNPKAHMQKKITVDDVMKSAVVASPLKLYDCCPFSDGASSVILCSEKFAKEHGGDYIEVIGSGRGGSPAALQGREHMTTIPSTKIAAADAYKMAGVTAKDIDFAEVHDCFTIAEVVDTEDLGFFDKGQGIQAVREGRTKLNSDISINPSGGLKSKGHPIGATGVGQVVEVFDQLTGKAGERTVKDAKIGLTHNFGATGASCAVHVFQSV from the coding sequence GTGACATTTGTGGAAAAGGTCTGCGTTCTTGGCGCTGGTAGCACCAAATATGGAAAATTAAGTGAAAGTATTGCTGATATTACTACTCAGGCATCGGTTTCAGCCATAGAGAGCGCAGGTATTGATCCTAAAGAGATCAAAGCATCTTACATTTCAAACGTTTTTGGAGTAGCTGACAAGCAGGTCCATATCGGTCCTGTATTGATGAGCAGATTAGGAATTCCTGATAAACCATCATTAACTATAGAGTCTGCATGTGGTAGTGGTTCCGTGTCATTTAGAGAAGCATATGCAAATGTTGCAGCAGGATTTTATGATTGCCTTGTAGTAACTGGTGTTGAAAAAGTAACTCACACTGGAACTGAATGGACAACAACTTATTTTGCATATTGTTCTGACTTTTTCTATGAAGGTCAAGCTGGTGCATCATTTCCAGGTTTGTTTGCATCTATGGCAAGAGCTTACTTGACAGAGTTTGATGCAACTGAAGAAGACTTTGCTGCAGTTGCAGTAAAGAATCACGATAATGGTTTTCTTAATCCAAAAGCTCACATGCAAAAGAAGATTACTGTTGATGACGTAATGAAATCAGCAGTTGTTGCAAGTCCACTAAAGCTTTATGATTGCTGTCCTTTCTCTGATGGTGCAAGTTCCGTTATTCTTTGTTCTGAAAAATTTGCAAAAGAACATGGTGGTGACTATATTGAAGTAATAGGATCTGGTAGAGGTGGTTCACCTGCAGCATTACAAGGACGTGAACACATGACTACAATTCCTAGTACTAAGATTGCAGCAGCAGATGCATACAAGATGGCAGGTGTTACTGCAAAAGATATTGACTTTGCAGAAGTACATGATTGCTTTACCATAGCAGAAGTTGTTGATACTGAAGACTTGGGGTTCTTTGACAAAGGTCAAGGCATCCAAGCAGTTCGTGAAGGCAGAACAAAATTAAATTCTGATATTTCAATTAATCCATCAGGCGGTCTTAAATCAAAAGGACATCCAATTGGTGCAACAGGTGTTGGACAAGTAGTAGAAGTATTTGATCAACTTACTGGAAAAGCTGGTGAAAGAACTGTTAAAGATGCAAAAATTGGTTTAACTCATAATTTTGGTGCAACTGGTGCAAGTTGTGCTGTACATGTTTTCCAAAGTGTGTAA
- a CDS encoding OB-fold domain-containing protein has product MTVEEQVIEYAKQGKFLTHKCTECGYLHLSTAYYCLKCGSKGFEDVVLDGVGSIATYTIITVAPAGFEKYTPYAFVVLQVDNTELRISGFMAGIATPDDLPVGTRAKITGFDERGIIIEKQ; this is encoded by the coding sequence ATGACTGTTGAAGAACAAGTTATAGAATATGCAAAACAAGGAAAATTCTTAACTCACAAATGTACCGAATGTGGGTATCTTCACTTGTCTACTGCTTATTACTGCCTAAAATGTGGAAGCAAGGGCTTTGAGGATGTTGTCTTAGATGGAGTAGGCTCTATAGCCACATACACCATAATCACTGTGGCTCCTGCGGGCTTTGAGAAATACACTCCTTATGCTTTTGTTGTACTTCAAGTCGATAATACAGAATTGAGAATTTCAGGATTTATGGCAGGAATTGCCACCCCTGATGATCTACCTGTAGGGACAAGAGCCAAAATTACTGGTTTTGATGAACGCGGAATTATCATCGAAAAACAGTAA